The DNA window gtccttccgatccgcttgctccccatggcgcgccTCCGTCCTGTTCACGACCTTCGGGCCACTCCTGCTGCTCTCGTTCGACCCTGACTCGGACCGCGTCAGCTTCTACTACATCccggagaagaaggtcttgtccaagacgctacCCGGCGTGCGCAACAAGGTAGCAtgcggctcctcgtgtgggtggctggcgctcatggacaAGGCGGTGTCCatgacgctgctgaatccattcgccggTGCCCATGCCCTCCGCGTTGAGCTCCCGCTAGTAGGCGAGCACATCGTGGTGGCGTTCTCATCGGAACACGTGTCTAGGGTCCATGGCCAATGgatcctccatcccaccaacggctatGGGGACACGGATGTcgcaggcagagccatcaagctagaagacatgagggacatTTTCTTCCATGAGATCGTGCTCTTGGCGCCGCCTGACACCGCCGGCtgcgagtgcgtggccatggccatgcttgggtgctccacggaggtcgcgttctaccgggttggagtcgacagcgcatggacgctgctagacaccaaactggagttctccgtggggtccatcATCCACtaccaagacaagttcttggtgATCAACTACACTAGAGAAATCTCCATCTATAGTAGCAACACTGCCAgcgctactccaaccgcgacgctgctgccatcACTGTCGCCACCTACGGGGCTCTACCACCGtag is part of the Miscanthus floridulus cultivar M001 chromosome 9, ASM1932011v1, whole genome shotgun sequence genome and encodes:
- the LOC136479998 gene encoding uncharacterized protein, yielding MRDVIFHEIMLSVPPDADGCECVAMAMLGCSTEVAFCRVGVDSAWTRLDTKLEFSVGFIVHCQDKFLVIDCTREISVYSSNAAGATPTRSSLPEDLLESIGQHLASGHNAASFRSACSPWRASVLFTTFGPLLLLSFDPDSDRVSFYYIPEKKVLSKTLPGVRNKVACGSSCGWLALMDKAVSMTLLNPFAGAHALRVELPLVGEHIVVAFSSEHVSRVHGQWILHPTNGYGDTDVAGRAIKLEDMRDIFFHEIVLLAPPDTAGCECVAMAMLGCSTEVAFYRVGVDSAWTLLDTKLEFSVGSIIHYQDKFLVINYTREISIYSSNTASATPTATLLPSLSPPTGLYHRSYLESNGELHIVGAMVSMFHET